Proteins found in one Miscanthus floridulus cultivar M001 chromosome 4, ASM1932011v1, whole genome shotgun sequence genomic segment:
- the LOC136552144 gene encoding DEAD-box ATP-dependent RNA helicase 7-like, whose protein sequence is MSPALAAAVGPMAVDDSASKKAKRKQLKAAAAAEAEAEAASAKKKEKKEKKRNAKEPSPPPPSASSSDEEEKSSTSSEETAPAPKKAKKEKTKKNAEVSSSASDDDGEITASSDEDPADPNALTNFRISEPLRQSLRSKGIKALFPIQATTFDLVLDGSDLVGRARTGQGKTLAFVLPILESLVNGANKASRRTEHGRTPSVLVLLPTRELANQVHADFEFYGATFGLSACCVYGGSPYRPQEMALRRGVDIVVGTPGRVKDFIVKGTLNLKSLKFRVLDEADEMLNMGFVDDVELILGKVEDATKVQTLLFSATLPDWVNKLSMRFLKVDRKTVDLVGNEKLKASASVKHLALPCNKAARAQVIPDIIRCYSHGGRTIIFTETKDSASELSGLIPGSRALHGDVVQAQREVILAGFRSGKFQVLVATNVAARGLDINDVQLIIQCEPPRDVEAYIHRSGRTGRAGNTGVAVMLYEPRYKHSVSRLERESGVKFEHISAPQPTDVAQSAGSEAADAIASVSDSVIPVFRQQAEQLLSSSSLSAADLLAKALAKAVGYTDIKKRSLLSSMEDYTTLHLQTGRPMWSPGFAFTILKRFMPEEKLADVKGASLTTDGTGVVFDVPAADVEDYIQASENAAQVTIDEVKQLPPLQEKEQSRGNSGGGRFGRGGGRFSGGGHGGSFGGDGRGRGRGGGGRGFSGRGGGGNRFNRRN, encoded by the exons ATGTCTCCCGCCCTCGCCGCTGCCGTGGGGCCCATGGCTGTCGACGACTCTGCCTCCAAGAAGGCCAAGCGCAAGCAGCtcaaggccgccgccgccgcggaggcggaggcggaggccgcttcggccaagaagaaagagaagaaggagaagaagcggAACGCGAAGGAGCCGTCCCCTCCGCCCCCGTCGGCCTCGTCCTCTGACGAGGAGGAGAAGAGCAGCACCAGCTCCGAGGAGACAGCCCCCGCCCCGAAGAAGGCGAAGAAGGAGAAGACGAAGAAGAATGCCGAGGTCTCGTCTTCAGCCTCAGATGACGACGGCGAGATCACGGCCAGCAGCGACGAGGACCCCGCGGACCCGAACGCGCTGACGAACTTCAGGATATCGGAGCCGCTGAGGCAGAGCCTCAGGTCCAAGGGGATCAAGGCGCTGTTCCCCATCCAGGCCACCACTTTCGACCTCGTACTCGACGGCAGCGACTTGGTTGGCCGAGCGCGCACCGGTCAG GGAAAAACTTTGGCTTTTGTCTTGCCCATATTGGAGTCTTTGGTTAATGGGGCAAACAAGGCATCTAGACGAACTGAACATGGCAGGACCCCAAGTGTTCTGGTTCTGCTACCAACAAGAGAGCTGGCCAATCAG GTGCATGCCGACTTTGAGTTTTATGGTGCAACATTTGGGCTTTCTGCATGTTGTGTGTATGGGGGGTCTCCTTATCGTCCACAAGAAATGGCATTGAGAAGAGGTGTGGACATTGTTGTTGGAACTCCTGGTCGTGTCAAG GATTTCATTGTAAAAGGAACTCTCAATTTGAAATCTTTGAAATTCCGTGTCCTTGATGAAGCTGATGAGATGCTTAACATGGGCTTTGTTGATGATGTCGAGCTCATTCTTG GCAAGGTAGAAGATGCTACCAAAGTACAGACACTTCTGTTTAGTGCCACTCTGCCAGATTGGGTGAATAAG CTCTCTATGAGGTTTCTGAAAGTTGACAGGAAAACAGTTGATCTTGTCGGTAATGAGAAACTGAAGGCCAGTGCATCTGTTAAGCACCTTGCTCTTCCTTGTAACAAGGCAGCAAGGGCACAAGTTATTCCAGACATTATCCGATGCTATAGCCA TGGAGGCCGAACCATTATCTTCACTGAGACGAAGGATTCTGCATCAGAGCTTTCTGGTTTGATTCCTGGATCCCGTGCCTTGCATGGAGATGTTGTGCAAGCTCAGCGTGAA GTCATTCTTGCTGGATTCCGTAGTGGGAAGTTCCAAGTTTTGGTTGCTACAAATGTGGCGGCTCGTGGTCTGGATATTAATGATGTGCAGCTTATCATTCAG TGTGAACCTCCCCGTGACGTTGAAGCTTACATACACCGGTCTGGTCGGACAGGGAGAGCAG GTAATACTGGTGTTGCTGTCATGCTTTATGAGCCCAGATATAAGCACAGTGTGAGCAGACTAGAAAGGGAGTCGGGGGTTAAGTTTGAGCATATCTCTGCGCCACAACCTACTGATGTAGCACAATCTGCTGGCAGTGAAGCTGCGGATGCCATTGCGAGTGTGTCAGACAG TGTTATTCCTGTCTTCAGGCAGCAAGCAGAGCAGTTGCTAAGCTCTTCCAGTCTGTCTGCAGCTGATTTGCTTGCCAAAGCACTTGCAAAGGCAGTT GGTTACACGGACATAAAGAAAAGATCATTGTTATCTTCCATGGAGGATTACACTACACTACATCTTCAAACTGGCAGACCGATGTGGTCACCTGG GTTTGCTTTTACTATATTGAAAAGGTTCATGCCAGAAGAGAAACTTGCAGATGTAAAGGGTGCAAGCCTCACTACTGATGGAACAGGGGTTGTATTTGATGTTCCTGCAGCAGATGTTGAAGACTACATTCAAG CTTCGGAGAATGCCGCACAGGTGACAATTGATGAAGTCAAGCAACTGCCACCCTTGCAAGAGAAGGAGCAGTCAAGAGGCAACTCTGGCGGAGGAAGATTTGGCCGTGGAGGCGGGAGATTCTCTGGTGGTGGCCATGGAGGCAGCTTCGGTGGTGatggcagaggcagaggcagaggaggAGGTGGCAGAGGGTTTTCTGGGAGGGGAGGCGGTGGCAACAGATTTAACAGGAGGAATTAG